The genome window atattctactgtgaataaaatataagtttatgagatttgtaaattattccattccttttttactcacattttctacagtgtcccaactttttctgttttggggttgtatattatctattgattttctgtgttctcctctacatcttctcatgtaaagctgctttgcaacaattaacacttgtaaaaagcgctatataaataaaataaaattgaattgtgttttagaagtaaagaaaatgaactaatccTGGGATGGTTTTCATGCATTGTGGGGCATTATAAAGCCTCTTaactttaatttaattgttgttTATATTTACTATCAAACTATAATTCGTTTAATTTGTGTAATTTAGGATGCTTTATATTTGATCactgtttataataaaaacgGATACAGTGCGAGTAATTTCACTAATTAtagttttaatattattattaaaaatggtgCTCATTCTTTTAACTGTGTGTTACAGTTACAAAAACCTTTGTAAACCAttatcatgtttattttttatctaacAATCAGGCTTATATTTTAATGtagtcaacaaaaatgttattaattttaattatctAGTTTGCGGTAAAAATCATAGCACATGGTCCGGTATAGTTTCTATGATATACCTGTTTGGCCCACCCAAGCTCAAATGTCAAGCTATGCCTATAAAGGTAACTCATAGATGTAGTAAATGATCAGGCCAAACATGGTGGTGAAGCTTTAATaaatcaaaaacattttattcaatCATAATAAAAATAGAAACATAAGAATGTAGCAACAAATCTTCAATGCAAATACCCACAAAAGGAGAAAAgaatcaaatgaaaataaaagaacacaaaACAACCCCTGGATGGCCACAGGTTACCTATTTTTGTGAAGACAAAGTGGTATACAGACAAAAGTGCTCGCACTGCAGTCCACTTGCAGCAAATCACACTGCAGACCTAGAGAGAGAAGAGAAATAAGATGACCGAACCCTCATCCACCAGTGAAGGCAATTAACCCCACAGCCACCGATGGGTCAAACCGAAATCTACAACGGAAAGAACCAAACAATTATTAACATTGGTAATGCAACTGAAGTACATAAATAAACACGATAAATCCCAGCGAACAAGTTCTGTTTCCCAAAACGTTGTCCCAAGGCTAGTCCCTGGTTCCCACAATGTTATTTTTAAGGCTTGTTTTTGATTACCCAGGAAAGTAaaactaacctaaaaataacgttctattgtaaagaaaactttcctggctaactaaaaacaaaccttaaaaataaactttatggGAACCAAAagctaacgttaggggaacgttttggAAACCAAAAATTGTTTGCTGGGACTATGAAAGTTGACATGGAGCAAAAACAGTTCAATGACCTACAGTGCGCGTTGCTGCGGCTCCGTGCACGCactgaaagtaaaaaaaaagtgtttttatcatatctatctaaaataagtaaaacacatTACCATATAAGGacaatatattaataaacaAATCTATCTCttgttgtttttgcttgttatataaataaactacgttaaAAGGACTGCAGAGGAGCACGCGCATACCAGACGTGCACACTTAAGGAATAATGAGTTTAATAAGGCTTTCACTcgatttcctcaaaaaaaaaaaaaaaaaaacattatagaaccttctgtataagttatttttaggttatttaaaaacaaccaCCCTACAACGTTGGGaatgttattttatggttccaaaaaataaccattagagaaCATTCTATATAAGTTATTtgtaggttatttaaaaataaccaccctgcaacgttatggaaacgttattttatggttgcaaaaaataaaacctaaaaagaACGTTCTCAGGACGTTATtatttggttcccaaaaaaaAGATAACCAAAAACGAACCTTAGGGTaacgttctgtgtttgctgggatCAACCATAAATAACTGTTCATTAGTTCATGTGTCCTTAGTTCTTATCCTGCCCAATTTAAAGAAACAAAGCCCCATATTccaaagcaaacaaacaaaatgaaacattcaaaatccatattaaaatcataaaaacaaataaaactttataagcccattaaaaataataaagtaaacaaTACCTCTACCATCCGTTATCTTGGTTTGTGACACTCAGGCAACCAGCCTGTCCCTGAtactaaaacaacaaataagataatataaatataatgcaTGATAAATACCCATGGTTTTGTGTTACTCAACAAATAAACCTGTCAAACGATGCCTCATATGTTTGACACTCAACACTGCTGCATTAGTATTTAATATACAACTGCAGACAAACACCTGCTGGTCTATTGCCATTACAGAATACATAAAGCTATTGCGTATTCTATTCAATAACCAAACAAAGAGACAGAGAATACTAAAAATTACCCATTTAATATCACAATGCCATACCTTAAATCTGCCGTGCCTACCCTTCGTGGATTAGTGGAAAAACCAAGGGAGGAAGGGTTGCCAGgtccaagaaaaatttccaGCCCAATGACAACATAACCCGCCCAAAAGGAAATAAAACTAGCccaatttttacatttgtccAATCACAGTTGAAACTGCTGGATTAAAACAAAAGGCTGTAAAATAAACTCTTACTGTTGCTTTTAATCTACTTTCCAGGTAAATATTTTCATAATGCACTTAAAGGgctctattttcacacactattccgtactaaatacacaaaaaattcTACTTGAGCACCTCataagattatcttaagaacatctaagtgtgCCCAACCATGCTATTTTGAGACAGCATATGAACTCTGCCCTTTTAACATATCTCtgtattgaattttttttaaataacttgaaAAGAttatacaaagatgggttcataTGGTAcgtaaatatctaaataaaatacattttagcacattttagttcatatttaggTGTCACAAAATAACACAGTTAAATACACTTAGATGTTTATAACTGTAGGCTACATAAGTAGTCTAGGCTATTGGGACAATATAGGCAAAATtgctctgtttgctgtggagtcatgAAATGTCTAAACTTTAAAGGGTGaatatgagacaaaagtacagactGTCACATTGTATTATTCATCTGTTTTAACATACACAATTCACCAACTCATGATTAACAGGTTtgtatttaacttttatctAATGTGATCATGTTTAGACCATTTTCTAACAAGGGTAATTGATCATCTGTGTCCTGAAGCATTAATCTTTCACACATTAAAAGCAGAGAATGTGTAGTATCAATTTGATCCATTGTTTCTGCAGTCTGCATTTGTCTTGCATTTGATGACAACACTCATTAATCAGGATAAAAGACTGTTGTTTGTTAATAAAGCATCTATGTGCCTAATGAATCCAAggttaataaaaaacattttgtacatCTTACAAATGTCTTacctccacagcaaacagagaaATGTTGTCTCTAATGTCCCAAAACGTATggattgtatgtgtgtatgtatgaatgaatgaatgaatgaatgaataatagATGGATATTTTAGAAGTATTTTGCATGATAAACTCTTTAAAATATGATCAATATATatgaataaacaaaaaacaagaaCATTTTCTCTCAGATTCTTTCCGATCCTTCACCATTACAAAAGCTTTTAGGCATATGTGTTAAAGAAATAACCCGGCTGACTTTTTACCTTCTCTCCTCGTCTCTCAGATTCACACTGTTGTGCTGATTCACGGTGTTTTTACATGATTTAGCCTACCTGACATTGTTCATACTTGTTTATTGCTTTACCTGCGGACTTTAACGTGGCACAGAGTCTTATGATTAACTTGTGTGTGGATTGATTAACCTGTTAGCCCTCATTCCATTTTCTgaacccccccacaaaaactgtcatagccaaactaaaatagatacagtttataaagtctttgcactaaaagcataagtttggtctcatttgaaagcagacacttggaagtttattaagaggtgaacattagttactgtcataatgaaaaaagttgttatagagagcttaaattattcttttttataaactccaccaaacatgtatgaaatattgttatgaaaatctaaatgaaattggccttggagcaatctagaaatgctctgcggttaaagccacaggtctgaccatgttctgttttaaatctgaagatgatacctctaaaactctgtattttatgaaatgttttttagacccatgtcatgtaaatttatttagagaaaacagcaaaaatgctaagctaatgtttgtttatttatgtctCACTACatcctttcagtttattgtcctattgctccgtgttttaaacagactcattaaataagcatccggatgagtcattaacaacttttaatccgggatatggctgtctaaatgtttattttattattataaacaatataataattgctcataatttctatttagtgttttatttcctccttttgtctcaattcactttctttttattaaagtcctttcttacaaaaagaaacttaccttaaagaagctttaccagtcaaaattattcctagaaacacatatctcatatctccagacagcagatgtttacagaacagctagtacgttagcttagcataccatcaaaacactacaaataaaagcatttataataaaactcacattataacatcaaaagtcgagtgcttaaacaatcatgcgtgatctgatgtggctttggatcataaaataagaccgaaaataaacaattttatgttatttatgctgttagcttagcatagcattataatatacagtactgttataaaaataatagacatagcgttaaaaatacagacaaaccatatataatcttaatcgtgtttattgtctccatggttttaaaacatcaaaacatctttatttacatgttattataaaaacagcgatcgctcgttgcaggtcactgttcaagttcacgtctgactgacagctgctgcTGAGCTGACTGACGTCTTATTCTTTCTATGAAAGTTTATGAAAGAGTTTCAGACTTtagcgccctccggcttcacgtatgaatgaaacaaactgagtgtgAATGACTGCAGACTCCGAGAGACTCCAGCTTGCTCATATCGCcatttttgcaataaaaatgggtgaaatattagccccactgcagaaatttgaagtaaacatataaaattgaagtaatatttctccaaatatgcatactttgaattaaaagccccgatagatgttgttttatcgagtgctttcatgacgatcacggaggagtatttttattaatgagtgcggctgagggttatatttcaaattaaaggtatgtaccgtttttcattttcataactcctgacaaaaatgaagaaattactgttactaggattctcagattaaaataaaggtcaaaaactaaatcttaaatcaaaacactttttaatgatgtatagttgtttaatgtaagtacatttaaactaacattaatttaaattatgtaaataaatagctcttcagtACATCCACGCCCTCGCGCAGGTTATCAAGTTTTAACCAGTTCTCTCCATGAATTTAGACCTGGAAGCTGCATGACGTTAAGATATAAATAAACGAACAAACAAATATGCAGATTATGATTTACCGCTTCCTCAAAACTCTCAGTATAGACGTAACTCCTCACGTAAGGTAATTTCTTATTTCTGACGTGATATTAAGAGCAAAACGCGCCCCTCCACTCACGGACTTCTGACTATATGGGGAGGCTGcagacctggggcctcatttatcaacattgcgtagaaaatgttctatatttgtacctacgaatgaaatttagaatgtgcctaagtacaaaaaaatcgggatttatcaaacgtgcgcacgtggttcgtacgcacatcagtaagtaatccttgatgataaatcccacttgttcttaagcaccatgctcgtgcacgttcatagtcatttgcattccgaaacgcctccaatgaaccatatatggtgacaacacctcccgttatatgtcacgtggttgtgctttttcccttATCGCATTAATGACAAAGAGAGCGTAAAAGAGgaattttacagacacagaaattgagttactagtggatgaggttaaatcctaataacacatcctATTTGGTTTACTTAGTGcgggaggaatgactaacaaagGAAAACAAATCTAcatgggaacatgttaccagtgagtttaattccgTTGAGAACacttccaaaaataaaaaagtggtttGACGTTAAATTATCAGCAAAATAAAACcgcgtcacagcacaccgacgtgaaacgagtgcaactggaggaggacagacaactttccaccttggacagcagCATATATAAAGAGCATCATTTGCGCGATCTTTGAAAACGCGTTACCGGCGGAATGGattatttgccaagtcttccaataacgcaacataagccattgcactgtgtcaagcatttgACGGAGACTTCATTAATACAAATCACATGTGCTttcacagatacagatacatatcacaaataaatcctTATAATTATTTGCTGTTACCATActgacattaatcatttttaacacctgcttgtggataataaatagacacttctttatactcactggaacagggtcctgtgtagtatcgctattctaccactagatgctctgcgtacgcatactccgaggtgtgcgtatatttacacacatttctaagtataagtgcaatttgataaattccacactttgcgtaaaactgttcctacgcacactttacgcacacttctgtgcgtacgcacgcttgataaatgaggcccctggagcCGGTAGATCTACGCCCCTGGCAGTTTTGCGCCCCTGGCAGTTTTGTGCCCCTTTTGCTTCTCATGGGTTCAGGAGGGGGAGAGGGAAATACTACGATACTAGCCTATTTAAACAACCGTTTATGAGCACTATTGattaatattacacatttaaacGAAAATTGTATAAACTTACAGTGTACACTGTCTGCACACTACGGAAAAATCCATATAGTCCAGGTCTGGTCATCTTGGTTTTTATTATTGGAGATAAAAATAAGGATCATGGgtttaaataattttgcatCATGATACGAGTGTATATTAGCGTGTTGTCCTGTGGCATTTGAAATCGATTGGACCCGGAAGCGGcgcatgatgacgtcacacttaactatttatatttatttataaactgtttttatatacAAGAGACTGGCTGATATGATGTTGTGATTTtatattaagttacatttagattttaaccatatttaggCCATTAGACATAAAGTACTGTGTAATATGGATCCTAAATGCTGTACAATTCACAATAGGTCGTCATACAGCTACAAAACATGTCCTACGTAGCATTTTAtgaagacaaacacaatgtacCTTTTCTAAAATTCCAAGGGTCATTTAAAAGAAAGAGACAATATTGTGGTtcacaaaattttttattaacaccATGACTTGGTTATTTCTTAATGACTCCTGTAGATGACTCTCCTATGGTTTGCCACtcttctttttgttttttttatcctgCTATCAAAGTGCTCTCGCTcactaataaaaaataaataaagcaaaggtTGAATAGTGTTAGAAACAATGGTTACTTATAATTAATGGCAGTATATCGCATCAAtcgtttataaataataaaagtatCATTATAATACAATCTACAACAATAACTTTAGCAGGTTATTTAACATACCTTAATTAGTATCGCTTCAAGAAGGTCTGCTGCTATCATACGGTCTGCTGTTTTGATATATGACTAATAATATACAGCCTCCCCCTACTGGACGTACGAGGAACAACAGGGGCGTAAAACTGTCAGGGGCGTAAAACTGCCAGGGGCGTAGATCTACCGGCTCCAGGTCTGCAGCCTCCCCCTACTCACTTCTGACGCTGCACAGGTCCTTGGGTTGACAGGTATTGTTTATGTGATTGTTGCACATTAGGAAAATAAAGAACGTTCATTTTATAAGTCTACAGATAAACATTTTCGCTGCCGCGGCACATTATAAAACTAGCCCCCCCAAAAAACCGCAACCGGCAGCTCCGAAATTTTTCCCGCAATTGTATTTCCAAAATAGCCCAATTTGGCGGGAAACCACAAACCTGGCAACATTGAAGGGAGGAAGCGAAAGCGAAGCTCATCACTTCCTTTTATAGCGCTAAGGCTGATGGGATTTGTAGTTCCCAAAACTCATTCCGTCACATATGTTATCATTATATGTCAGGGAAACCATGAGATACACATTAAAGTACATAGTATCAGTAACAATTTGAAGGAAAACACAGTGAGAATTAGTTAAAATCGATTTCAGAATCTTTGGAACGATATGCCTGAGTTTCTCAAACACGGAAACATTTGAGAAACTGAAGAGTTTTTGAACGCGTGACTGTATTTGTGCAGTTAGTAAAATGGCGGAAGCGACTCTTTTAGTGTCTCAGGATCAGTTCATCTGTTCAATCTGTCTGGATTTACTGAAGGATCCAGTGACCATTCCCTGtggacacagttactgtatgagCTGTATTACAAACTGCTGGAATCAAGATGATCAGAGAGGAGTTTATAGCTGCCCTCAATGCAGACAGACCTTCAATACAAGACctgatttatataaaaatgtggtGTTTGCTCAGATGGTGGAGATGCTGAAGAAGACAAAACTTCAGACTGATCGATCTGCTCTCAGTTCTGCTGGACCTGAAGATGTGAAGTGTGACGTCTGTACTGAGAGAAAATACAAAGCTATCAAGTCCTGTCTGGTGTGTCTTGAATCTTACTGTCAAACTCACTTTGAACAACATGAAGCTTTTCACAGAGAAAAGAAACACAAAGTGATTGATGTGACAGGAAGACTTCAGGAGATGATCTGCTCTCAACATGACAAACTCATCGAGGTTTACTGTCGCACTGATCAGAGATGTATTTGTTTGCTTTGTTTGGTGGATGAACATAAAAATCACGACACTGTATCAGCTGCAGCAGAGAGAACTGAGAAACAGGTATGAacaaatatatgaaatataaatataaagcagAAGTGAAGCGACTGCTTAGTGCCGCGTGGCCACATGAGGGCGCACAAGAGCAGAAGAAATGACAGCTTGACTGTAAAACAATAAATTAGTTTAGAAGATTACTCACTCAAACCTTACCTGACCAGTTGAGTTATCTGTTGTGAATCTGTTGAACAGAGATTACTGGAGGACAAGCAGAGAAATCTCCATCAGAGAATCCAGGAGAAAGAGAAGAAGCTTCAGGATCTAAGAGAGTCTGTGAAGATTCACACGGTGAGTTTTGATCAATAGAGAAACATAAATACTGGAAGAAGTGTTTGAGATTGAGTTGAAtgtttctctctgtgtgtgttaacAGATCTCTGCACAGACAGCAGTGGACGACACCGAGAGGATCTTTACTCAACTGATCCGATCCATTGAGAGAAGACGATCTGAGGTGATACAactgatcagagatcaggaaaAGACTGCAGTGAGTCGAGCTGAAGATCTCTTGAAGAAACTGAAGCAGGAGATTGATGATCTGAGGAGGAGAAATGATGAGATGGAGAAACTTTCACAAACAAAAGATCACATCAGTTTCCTTCAGGTAACTCAACACTGTACACTACAACATACATTACAAGAAATACATCTTGACTTTAATCTGATAGGATTGAGTTTTATTCATGTCAATAGATGAAAAGATCACGTCTAAATCAACACAAATCTGATTGTTGTGTATTGtaggtttgatgtttttgtgttgtgttcATGTAGAGTTTTCAGTCTCTCTCTTCATCTTCTGGATCTTCAGACAACATCACTGTCTCTTCTCTTCCATCTTTTGATGATGTGATGAAATCTGTCACTAAACTGAAAGAAAAGATGGAGGATTTTTGTAAAGAAGAGATTGAAAAGATATCTGAGAAAGGTAAAGAAACATCTCAAACTAAGACTGTGATTTACTCTCAGAAATGAGTCTTACAGTAACATCAAATATAACAGAAGAAATACAGAGCAGAttaaaatgatgatgattttatatgAGATTTAATCTGATGATGTCACCTAATTttcttttgtttaatttttagaAATGATTCCCACCGATGAACCCAAGATCAGAGAGGAGTTCCTAAAGTGTAAGACACattttattaggggtcaaggcaagcccagaatgggcgaagacccctattgtatctgttagttttcttattattattcttctcttctctttttctttttcttccgccattgcgtctATGGCAGGCAGCCCATAGCAAGcttacataggaaagttatgaaattttgcacactgaTATAGGTCAGTCCAAAAAGtttccacagcaaatttggagtttCTATTTTAAACCCGCTAGcaccaccaacagtccaaagttgcacttatgcttttgcttataacttctgacctgtAAGTCCTAAACATGAAATTCTtttcattttgaattattcCTAAAACATTCTTTTGTgaacttgtcctagagcttttgcatGATTGCCACGAGAagcggtatgtagcatctagagacactcacggcaaaaagttattaaaagaatttcgataaaccaaaaCGTtatcgtatagcgcgtcaacagtcgcctagtggtcagacaaatgtattacatgcctataactttggctgcggtcaatgtattttcacaggacttgtttccttggagttttgaatagttgccaaGTCCAACAATACCAAACATGGTTTTGGTAAGGatttgccttacggttagccctgtgcATCAAAATAGCGCTTTAAAAACAAACGCGAATATCTCCGCAAACgttattctgatcgactcgaaaacgtCATAGGAAGAGCAATGCATTACCTTTTGAACAAAAACCTCTATTCGagctatattaaaattttcatcagaaatggcagaAATTTGcgaaaaactaaaaattacctttaaatttttgtgtttattacacataaatggttataacttcgctaTCAAAAAAactggtatgcctgcaccactagttggccttataattgaacaaaacctttcatATCAAGCAAGCCCTATGGCAGTGGTCTTCactatttttttcaaatgttatATCCAGTCATAAATAGCATGTCTGCGTATCAATCTGTCAATCTGttgcaatgcaataaatacaagggaaaatcattctttatcatttaccagTCAAATTTGTAACTGAGACAATATGATTttccttaatgacaaaaacaggatttttcttataatATGTTTATGCAGTGCCCCCAAACCACCAGGGGGCCACCTTTCTCGTaatttcatgcggcgctgcacagAACGGTTGGCGAGTGACATTGTGCCGCGAAAGCATAACAAGCAGTCtgatctcacggtactttgatgtcatatgacgATCGCTCTGGGCAAGCGCTGCATGCGATTGAACACGCTTATCGACGTGCATCTTGATCTAATAGGTATGGTCTTTCTAACAAAGTTGGAGTCCGAGgcagaaaagacagaaaaagcgCATGCCTGCATGACCATATCACTGTATGATTTACTGCCATACGagccaaaaaatgttcaaccaatcatagatttcggtccgaacggacgtttcctttttttgtccctcatacgtaagcgtaatttgaatgccaccaTGCAGTGAGTCCACgtagacaccatacgtcatcggcgcgttaaCATGCGCTCACCTCCTCTCTGTAAACagcgagaacagcaaacttttctgctgaattgaccaCCTgtacaggagccacaaaactaaagacatattttataacaacaacagcaaaaactgcctggatcagcaaagatcAAAAACCCGAATTAACatctttactgctttaccacgagatgaaacagctgcaggaggcaaagggtctgaaagggtcattaaactgtttattttggtaaggtaggtacgcgatatgtttgtattgagatggattcagatattcttctttgatgaaacattgtgttgcttatgaaatttgtgttcgtttacggattagcgtaacaatATAGTTACTACTTCTACACAACTGAACGTGTGCTTAACctctgctcacctcttgcttttgaaacgcatatagaagctacggtagctgccaccagacaaacatgtcatcgtcggagacaacttagtaaaaaaatttgtccgttaagggcttctgtagaaacatggctgcacaaaatggcgacttccatgtaaggggaccctctgtgtatgtagataaaaaaggtctcgttctaaggtaataaacacataacggttcgttatgaaaggtctttatacacccctgatcatatagttttgtatattattttgcatttctgtcaagagatccttctaaaaattacacactgcacctttaaacttaTTCTGATGTAACCAGTTGtttgttggttattttggaaatgttattcactttgtactgcaaagttttctcactgctgaatgagacatgagatgtgaacgtctgatctgtgcgtgttcatgtgttttgaaagaggcgtgactttggatggcgatttgacttgagggtgggatcgagatttcattgctaggcgactaccgttagcatttttcaaaatgt of Misgurnus anguillicaudatus chromosome 2, ASM2758022v2, whole genome shotgun sequence contains these proteins:
- the LOC129443267 gene encoding E3 ubiquitin/ISG15 ligase TRIM25 isoform X4 codes for the protein MAEATLLVSQDQFICSICLDLLKDPVTIPCGHSYCMSCITNCWNQDDQRGVYSCPQCRQTFNTRPDLYKNVVFAQMVEMLKKTKLQTDRSALSSAGPEDVKCDVCTERKYKAIKSCLVCLESYCQTHFEQHEAFHREKKHKVIDVTGRLQEMICSQHDKLIEVYCRTDQRCICLLCLVDEHKNHDTVSAAAERTEKQRLLEDKQRNLHQRIQEKEKKLQDLRESVKIHTISAQTAVDDTERIFTQLIRSIERRRSEVIQLIRDQEKTAVSRAEDLLKKLKQEIDDLRRRNDEMEKLSQTKDHISFLQSFQSLSSSSGSSDNITVSSLPSFDDVMKSVTKLKEKMEDFCKEEIEKISEKEMIPTDEPKIREDFLTISVFFSLDPNTACGVICLSEENTAATGTDTDQPYPDHPDRFDGWVQVLCKESLCGRCYWEIEWSGDKGVFISVSYKSISRKGGGNDGRFGRNDQSWSLFCSPSECSFRHNKIKTDLPVVSSKIGVYVDHSSGSLSFYSVSDTMTLIHRVNTTFTEPLYPGFYLYNSSTVKLCHI
- the LOC129443267 gene encoding tripartite motif-containing protein 16 isoform X3 codes for the protein MAEATLLVSQDQFICSICLDLLKDPVTIPCGHSYCMSCITNCWNQDDQRGVYSCPQCRQTFNTRPDLYKNVVFAQMVEMLKKTKLQTDRSALSSAGPEDVKCDVCTERKYKAIKSCLVCLESYCQTHFEQHEAFHREKKHKVIDVTGRLQEMICSQHDKLIEVYCRTDQRCICLLCLVDEHKNHDTVSAAAERTEKQRLLEDKQRNLHQRIQEKEKKLQDLRESVKIHTISAQTAVDDTERIFTQLIRSIERRRSEVIQLIRDQEKTAVSRAEDLLKKLKQEIDDLRRRNDEMEKLSQTKDHISFLQSFQSLSSSSGSSDNITVSSLPSFDDVMKSVTKLKEKMEDFCKEEIEKISEKEMIPTDEPKIREEFLKYPHEFFFSLDPNTACGVICLSEENTAATGTDTDQPYPDHPDRFDGWVQVLCKESLCGRCYWEIEWSGDKGVFISVSYKSISRKGGGNDGRFGRNDQSWSLFCSPSECSFRHNKIKTDLPVVSSKIGVYVDHSSGSLSFYSVSDTMTLIHRVNTTFTEPLYPGFYLYNSSTVKLCHI
- the LOC129443267 gene encoding E3 ubiquitin/ISG15 ligase TRIM25 isoform X1, coding for MAEATLLVSQDQFICSICLDLLKDPVTIPCGHSYCMSCITNCWNQDDQRGVYSCPQCRQTFNTRPDLYKNVVFAQMVEMLKKTKLQTDRSALSSAGPEDVKCDVCTERKYKAIKSCLVCLESYCQTHFEQHEAFHREKKHKVIDVTGRLQEMICSQHDKLIEVYCRTDQRCICLLCLVDEHKNHDTVSAAAERTEKQRLLEDKQRNLHQRIQEKEKKLQDLRESVKIHTISAQTAVDDTERIFTQLIRSIERRRSEVIQLIRDQEKTAVSRAEDLLKKLKQEIDDLRRRNDEMEKLSQTKDHISFLQSFQSLSSSSGSSDNITVSSLPSFDDVMKSVTKLKEKMEDFCKEEIEKISEKEMIPTDEPKIREEFLKWRKKATLTELLYGPVGAPRQL
- the LOC129443267 gene encoding E3 ubiquitin/ISG15 ligase TRIM25 isoform X2 → MAEATLLVSQDQFICSICLDLLKDPVTIPCGHSYCMSCITNCWNQDDQRGVYSCPQCRQTFNTRPDLYKNVVFAQMVEMLKKTKLQTDRSALSSAGPEDVKCDVCTERKYKAIKSCLVCLESYCQTHFEQHEAFHREKKHKVIDVTGRLQEMICSQHDKLIEVYCRTDQRCICLLCLVDEHKNHDTVSAAAERTEKQRLLEDKQRNLHQRIQEKEKKLQDLRESVKIHTISAQTAVDDTERIFTQLIRSIERRRSEVIQLIRDQEKTAVSRAEDLLKKLKQEIDDLRRRNDEMEKLSQTKDHISFLQSFQSLSSSSGSSDNITVSSLPSFDDVMKSVTKLKEKMEDFCKEEIEKISEKEMIPTDEPKIREEFLKYFSFFLSGSKHSMWSYLSV